The proteins below come from a single bacterium genomic window:
- a CDS encoding pirin, with the protein MARILVQATLPHRRPRTHEFERVNGRFTLCMNAPPSVGLPYGSYPRLALAWLSTEAVRTRNREIELGPTFSSFMYKLGLTPVTGKRGTTSRLRHQLHRLFSTTIRCSYSDEDEGHAAGLAYTIAHRHELWWSPRDPEQRPLWNSVVVLSTEFYDELVAHAVPIDLRALKALKGSPLALDIYSWLTYRMSYLRKPCLIPWEALQTQFGADYGRLRDFKKKFINHLGNVLHVYSAARLSEQAAGLQLRPSPTHLPRR; encoded by the coding sequence ATGGCCCGAATCCTTGTCCAGGCCACCCTGCCCCACCGCCGGCCAAGGACGCACGAGTTCGAGCGCGTCAACGGCCGCTTCACCCTCTGCATGAACGCGCCGCCGTCGGTCGGCCTGCCCTACGGCTCGTACCCACGGCTTGCGCTCGCCTGGCTGTCGACCGAAGCCGTGCGAACCCGCAACCGCGAGATCGAGCTCGGCCCCACTTTCTCGAGCTTCATGTACAAGCTTGGCCTGACGCCCGTGACCGGCAAACGCGGGACAACGTCACGCCTGCGCCACCAGCTCCATCGGCTCTTCTCCACCACAATCCGCTGCAGTTACTCCGACGAAGACGAGGGCCACGCCGCTGGCTTGGCTTACACGATCGCCCACAGGCACGAGCTCTGGTGGTCGCCCCGAGATCCGGAGCAGCGGCCCCTCTGGAACTCGGTCGTTGTCTTGAGCACCGAGTTCTACGACGAGCTCGTCGCCCATGCCGTGCCGATCGACCTCCGCGCCCTCAAGGCGCTCAAGGGCTCACCTCTCGCCCTCGACATCTACTCTTGGCTCACCTACCGGATGAGCTATCTACGAAAGCCGTGTCTCATTCCGTGGGAGGCACTCCAGACTCAATTCGGCGCGGACTACGGGCGGCTACGGGACTTCAAGAAGAAGTTCATCAACCACCTAGGCAACGTGCTGCATGTTTACTCCGCAGCACGGCTTTCGGAGCAGGCGGCGGGGCTC